Proteins found in one Nanoarchaeota archaeon genomic segment:
- a CDS encoding DUF1016 domain-containing protein codes for LDFYLQLIDEQLKQPDDRPSIGILLVPHKDRLEVEYALRTASKPIGVAKYTLSKKLPKELYGKLPSAKDFQKILTSKKDRLL; via the coding sequence ACTTGATTTTTATTTGCAGTTGATAGATGAACAATTGAAGCAGCCGGATGACCGCCCAAGTATTGGAATTTTGTTAGTGCCGCATAAAGACAGGCTGGAAGTAGAATATGCTCTAAGGACTGCATCAAAACCAATAGGGGTAGCAAAATATACTTTAAGCAAAAAATTGCCCAAAGAGCTGTATGGCAAATTGCCTTCAGCCAAAGATTTTCAGAAAATATTGACATCTAAAAAGGATCGGTTGTTATGA